The Leisingera daeponensis DSM 23529 genome includes the window CGGATGCCTATGAACGGCTGATCATGGATGTTGTGCGCGGCAACCAGACGTTGTTTATGAGGGGGGACGAGGTGGAAGCCGCCTGGGCCTGGACCGATCCGGTAATTGAAGGCTGGAAATCCCGCGGTGATGTGCCTAAACCCTACGTTAGCGGTACCGCCGGTCCGGAGGATGCCGATTTGCTGATGCGCCGCGACGGGCGTGAATGGAGGGGGATAAACCCATGAAATTCAACGAATACCCTGACCAGGACATGCTGGCGATCGAAGTCGCGAATGAAATCGCCGGAGATTTGAAGACCCATCTGCTGAATCACGACACGGTGTCTTTCGCGGTTGCCGGCGGCACCACGCCCGGGCTCATCTTTGACGATCTTTGCGCTGCGGATATCGAGTGGGACCGGGTGCATGTGATGGCAACGGACGAACGCTGGGTGCCGCAGGAGCATGCGCGCTCCAACGCGGCGATGATCCGGGCGCGGCTGCTGCAGAACCGGGCCGCTGCGGCGCAGTTCCTGCCGTTCCACGTGCCCGAACGGGAGCCGGAGGAGGTGCTGGCGGAGCTTGAAAGCCGGGTGGTGCCGGAACTGCCGCTGTCGGTGCTGCTGCTGGGGATGGGCGAGGATATGCACACCGCCTCGCTGTTTCCCGGGGCAGAGGGGCTGCTGGAGGCGCTG containing:
- the pgl gene encoding 6-phosphogluconolactonase, with the protein product MKFNEYPDQDMLAIEVANEIAGDLKTHLLNHDTVSFAVAGGTTPGLIFDDLCAADIEWDRVHVMATDERWVPQEHARSNAAMIRARLLQNRAAAAQFLPFHVPEREPEEVLAELESRVVPELPLSVLLLGMGEDMHTASLFPGAEGLLEALAPDAPALTVMRPSSQPEARVSLTARVLDGAIAKHLVIFGDAKRRALEQAMTLPPETAPVQAVLSEASVHWAP